In Cicer arietinum cultivar CDC Frontier isolate Library 1 chromosome 1, Cicar.CDCFrontier_v2.0, whole genome shotgun sequence, one DNA window encodes the following:
- the LOC101506470 gene encoding uncharacterized protein: MPLDPATTVTTATSSRPISPFPNPNQKPHHYTSHSHQQQQQQQQQQQTLPLRSPNPFLYPFASPSRGAFVPKPAADHAVGGYPPPPPLLYSHGGVRGMNLDYLSHALHVSRPLSHVQFPHLAATTASPPVKGHLKGTARSTVSDVNGHKDTTARXXXXDDALTVVRNRKVRITEDASLYALCRSWLRNGVNEESQPLQKDVKMALPKPSPASMVDTCTSNKKDDENEDEQEEDEKSVKHLSTQDLLKRHIKRAKRVRARLREERSQRIARYRSRLRLLVPPPV, from the exons ATGCCGTTAGATCCTGCTACAACCGTCACAACCGCCACGTCATCAAGACCTATTTCTCCATTCCCTAACCCAAACCAAAAACCACATCATTACACATCACATTcacaccaacaacaacaacaacaacaacaacaacaacaaacccTTCCTCTTCGATCTCCAAACCCTTTTCTCTACCCTTTTGCGTCTCCCTCCCGTGGTGCTTTCGTCCCTAAACCTGCCGCTGATCACGCTGTTGGTGGTTACCCGCCTCCTCCTCCGCTTTTGTACTCTCACGGCGGTGTTCGCGGTATGAATTTGGATTATCTTAGTCACGCGTTGCACGTGAGTAGACCGCTCTCTCACGTGcagttccctcatcttgctgcTACTACTGCCTCGCCTCCCGTTAAAGGACACCTTAAG GGTACTGCTAGATCTACGGTTTCTGATGTCAATGGCCACAAAGATACAACTGCGAGG NNNNNNNNNNNNGATGACGCCCTTACTGTTGTCAGAAACCGAAAA GTCAGAATAACAGAGGATGCTTCGCTGTATGCACTTTGTAGATCATGGTTGAGAAATGGTGTAAATGAAGAAAGCCAG CCACTGCAGAAAGATGTAAAGATGGCACTTCCCAAACCCTCACCTGCATCTATGGTGGATACTTGTACCTCGAACAAgaaagatgatgaaaatgaagatGAGCAAGAAGAG GATGAGAAGTCTGTTAAGCACTTATCAACACAAGATCTATTGAAGAGACATATTAAACGTGCAAAAAGGGTTAGAGCACG TTTAAGGGAAGAACGGTCGCAGCGCATTGCAAGATACAGAAGTAGGCTCAGGCTTTTGGTTCCTCCACCTGTCTGA